Part of the Kitasatospora sp. NBC_01266 genome, CCGAGTGGCTGGGCCGCCCGTCCTCCGAGCGCCCGCCGCTGCCCAGCCAGCCGCGCCCCGCGCTGGAGCCGGTGCCGAACCACCACAAGTCGACGGACGATTCCGCGCAGAACCGGGAGGATGGCGAGTGAACCCCGTCAACTACCTCTATCTCGCAGCCCTGTTGTTCACCATCGGGGCGTCCGGGGTGCTGGTCCGGCGCAACGCGATCGTCCTGTTCATGTGCGTGGAGCTGATGCTCAACGCCTCCAACCTGGCCCTGGTCACCTTCTCCCGGCTGCACGACAACCTGGACGGCCAGATCC contains:
- the nuoK gene encoding NADH-quinone oxidoreductase subunit NuoK, translating into MNPVNYLYLAALLFTIGASGVLVRRNAIVLFMCVELMLNASNLALVTFSRLHDNLDGQILAFFTMVVAAAEVVVGLAIIVSIFRTRHSASVDDSNLMKL